The following proteins are co-located in the Candidatus Competibacteraceae bacterium genome:
- a CDS encoding M23 family metallopeptidase — MRGFGWGFILLLWPLWVGAGELHWRGQLTQGGLIIGQAPPGTRLELDGQAVPVAPEGAFVFGFHRDAPPVARLRAVFPDGSRDDRQLTISSRQYNIQRLNGLPPSKVTPPPARLERIRRENAQVAAVRRKEIPRAYFLSGFAWPVTGRISGVYGSQRILNGEPRQPHYGVDVARPVGTPVRAPADGIVTLAEPDLYYSGATLIIDHGYQLSSTLMHLNRIDVRVGQSVRKGDVVATVGKSGRVTGPHLDWRMNWRAARIDPALIVPPMP; from the coding sequence ATGCGTGGGTTCGGATGGGGTTTCATTTTACTGCTGTGGCCATTGTGGGTCGGTGCGGGCGAGCTGCACTGGCGAGGGCAACTGACTCAGGGCGGTCTGATCATCGGGCAGGCTCCGCCGGGTACTCGGCTGGAACTGGATGGGCAAGCGGTGCCGGTGGCGCCGGAAGGGGCGTTTGTGTTCGGGTTTCATCGCGATGCGCCGCCGGTGGCACGCTTGCGCGCGGTGTTTCCGGACGGAAGTCGGGACGATCGACAATTGACGATCTCGTCGCGCCAGTACAACATTCAGCGGCTCAATGGCTTGCCGCCGAGCAAGGTCACTCCGCCGCCCGCTAGGCTGGAGCGTATCCGCCGGGAAAATGCCCAGGTGGCCGCGGTCCGTCGGAAGGAGATTCCCCGAGCGTATTTCCTGAGCGGCTTTGCTTGGCCGGTCACCGGCCGCATCAGCGGGGTGTACGGCAGCCAGCGTATTCTCAACGGCGAACCTCGCCAGCCGCATTACGGCGTCGATGTCGCCAGGCCGGTCGGCACGCCGGTACGCGCCCCGGCCGACGGGATCGTTACGCTGGCCGAACCGGATTTGTACTATAGCGGCGCCACATTGATTATCGATCATGGCTATCAGTTGAGTTCCACGCTGATGCATCTGAACCGGATTGATGTCCGGGTCGGACAGTCGGTGCGCAAGGGCGATGTGGTCGCCACCGTGGGTAAGAGCGGCCGAGTGACCGGTCCGCATCTGGACTGGCGGATGAATTGGCGCGCGGCGCGAATCGATCCGGCATTGATCGTGCCGCCGATGCCGTGA
- the gorA gene encoding glutathione-disulfide reductase, which yields MTQHYDLIVIGGGSGGLSVAERAARHGARCALIEADRLGGTCVNVGCVPKKIMWYAAHLAHALDDAPGYGFRLDYFDFDWKKLKSGRDAFVRNINEWYLGYLAEAGVELIRGFGRFADARTLTVGDQRYSADHLVIATGGRPRVPQVPGAQFGITSDGFFELNACPRRIAIVGSGYIAVELAGMLHALGAEVTLLVRKDQVLRPFDAMLREQLMERLREDGIHVLTRTQINAVARLAKGALSLHCDGRENTLEVDALLWAIGRDPNTDTLDLATAGVTANPNGTIPTDPYQNTNVAGIYAIGDVTEHFPLTPVAIAAGRRLADRLFGQQPERHLSYENIPSVVFSHPPIATVGLTEEEARQRHGTATRVYQTRFRPMYHAFTQRKPPTAMKLVCVGPEEKIVGCHLIGENADEMLQGFAVAIRMGATKRDFDDTVAIHPTSAEELVTMR from the coding sequence ATGACCCAGCATTACGACCTGATCGTCATCGGCGGCGGTAGTGGCGGCCTGTCGGTGGCGGAACGGGCGGCCCGCCATGGCGCTCGCTGTGCCCTGATCGAAGCCGACCGGCTCGGCGGCACCTGTGTCAATGTCGGCTGCGTGCCCAAGAAAATCATGTGGTACGCCGCCCATCTGGCTCATGCGCTCGACGATGCGCCCGGCTATGGCTTCCGGCTGGATTATTTCGACTTCGACTGGAAAAAGCTCAAGAGTGGCCGTGACGCTTTCGTGCGCAACATCAACGAATGGTATCTGGGCTATCTGGCCGAGGCGGGGGTCGAACTGATCCGTGGGTTCGGTCGTTTCGCCGATGCCCGCACACTGACGGTGGGCGACCAGCGCTATAGCGCCGACCATCTGGTCATCGCCACCGGCGGCCGACCACGGGTTCCCCAAGTGCCCGGCGCTCAGTTCGGCATCACCTCCGACGGCTTTTTCGAACTGAACGCCTGTCCGCGACGGATCGCCATCGTCGGTAGCGGTTACATCGCGGTGGAGCTGGCCGGGATGCTGCACGCGCTGGGCGCCGAAGTGACGCTGCTGGTGCGCAAGGATCAGGTATTACGGCCGTTCGACGCCATGCTGCGCGAGCAACTGATGGAGCGACTGCGCGAGGACGGCATCCATGTGCTGACGCGCACTCAGATCAACGCGGTGGCGCGACTGGCCAAGGGCGCGCTCAGCCTGCATTGCGACGGACGGGAAAATACCCTGGAAGTGGATGCGCTGTTGTGGGCCATCGGCCGCGATCCCAATACCGACACGCTCGATCTGGCGACGGCGGGAGTGACGGCGAACCCGAACGGCACGATCCCGACCGATCCCTATCAGAACACCAACGTCGCCGGCATTTACGCCATCGGCGATGTGACCGAACACTTTCCTCTGACTCCGGTGGCAATCGCCGCCGGCCGCCGGCTGGCCGACCGGCTGTTCGGCCAGCAACCGGAACGGCATCTGTCTTACGAAAACATTCCCAGCGTGGTGTTCAGTCATCCGCCCATCGCTACGGTCGGGCTGACCGAGGAGGAGGCGCGGCAACGACACGGCACGGCGACGCGGGTCTACCAGACCCGCTTCCGACCGATGTATCACGCCTTTACCCAGCGTAAGCCGCCGACCGCGATGAAACTGGTGTGCGTCGGCCCGGAGGAAAAGATCGTGGGTTGCCATCTCATCGGCGAGAACGCCGACGAGATGCTGCAAGGCTTTGCGGTCGCCATCCGCATGGGCGCCACCAAGCGCGATTTCGACGACACCGTCGCCATCCATCCGACCAGCGCCGAAGAACTGGTCACGATGCGCTGA
- a CDS encoding gamma carbonic anhydrase family protein — protein MAIRPFEQHTPQIHATVYVDDMALVIGDVEIGEDSSVWPMSVIRGDIQRIRIGARTSIQDGTVIHVTHDSRFCPGGQPTLIGNDVTVGHKVILHACTVEDYCLIGMGSIIMDRAVVRSRVTIGAGSVVPPGKVLESGFLYVGSPVKQVRPLNERELEFLEYSAQNYRRLRERHLRTIGADNATASAPAPSPKPPKPAPKARSRRSAPPKRG, from the coding sequence ATGGCAATCCGTCCTTTCGAACAACACACCCCGCAAATTCATGCCACCGTCTACGTTGATGACATGGCTCTGGTCATCGGCGATGTCGAAATCGGAGAAGACAGCTCGGTCTGGCCGATGAGCGTAATCCGCGGCGACATTCAGCGCATCCGCATCGGCGCGCGCACCAGCATTCAGGATGGCACCGTCATTCACGTCACCCATGACAGCCGCTTCTGCCCGGGCGGTCAGCCGACCCTCATCGGCAACGATGTCACGGTCGGCCACAAGGTCATCCTCCACGCCTGCACCGTCGAGGATTACTGCCTGATCGGCATGGGCTCGATCATCATGGACAGGGCGGTGGTGCGGTCACGAGTGACCATCGGCGCCGGCAGCGTGGTGCCGCCCGGCAAGGTGCTGGAAAGCGGTTTTCTCTATGTTGGCAGTCCGGTCAAGCAGGTCCGGCCGCTGAACGAGCGTGAGTTGGAGTTTCTTGAATACTCGGCCCAGAACTACCGGCGCTTGCGGGAGCGGCACCTGCGGACGATTGGCGCGGACAACGCTACCGCCAGCGCTCCCGCTCCTAGCCCCAAACCGCCGAAGCCAGCGCCCAAAGCCCGAAGCCGGCGATCAGCACCCCCGAAACGCGGTTGA
- a CDS encoding LysE family transporter: MPLWLKGILIGFAIAAPVGPIGLLCVQRTLIRGRWSGVLSGLGAASADAVYGCVAGFGLASLAHPLLAWQGELQAVGGLFLLYLGWRTWRTPPASEQARVHLSRAGLLGDYLSTLVLTLANPVTVLAFLAIFAGLGLAAEGRDFAAAGVLVLGVFAGSLLWWLLLAGGVGLLCGRLTPVALGGINRVSGVLIAGFGLWALASAVWG; encoded by the coding sequence ATGCCGCTCTGGTTGAAGGGGATACTGATCGGATTCGCCATCGCCGCGCCGGTGGGGCCGATTGGGTTGTTGTGCGTGCAGCGCACGCTAATACGCGGTCGTTGGTCGGGCGTGCTATCCGGCTTGGGCGCGGCCAGTGCCGATGCCGTTTACGGCTGCGTTGCCGGCTTCGGACTGGCGTCGCTGGCGCATCCGCTGCTGGCCTGGCAAGGGGAACTGCAAGCGGTCGGCGGCCTGTTCCTGCTGTACCTGGGCTGGCGGACTTGGCGGACCCCGCCAGCCAGCGAGCAGGCGCGCGTTCACCTCAGCCGCGCCGGACTATTGGGCGATTACCTGTCCACCCTGGTGCTGACCCTCGCCAATCCGGTTACCGTGCTGGCGTTTCTGGCGATTTTCGCCGGGCTGGGTCTGGCCGCCGAAGGACGGGATTTCGCGGCGGCCGGGGTGCTGGTGCTGGGGGTGTTCGCCGGCTCGCTGCTGTGGTGGCTGCTGCTGGCCGGAGGGGTCGGGTTGCTGTGTGGGCGACTGACCCCGGTGGCGCTGGGCGGGATCAACCGCGTTTCGGGGGTGCTGATCGCCGGCTTCGGGCTTTGGGCGCTGGCTTCGGCGGTTTGGGGCTAG
- a CDS encoding LemA family protein: protein MNPFSLVLPIALVLLILYGIVIYNRLVNLKHNVGMSWSNIDVLLKQRHDELPKLVETCKQYMRYEQDTLEAVMRARRGVAEAQQRGDLPALGAAESQLRLGLGQLFAVAEAYPELRANDNFRHLESRITGLENAIADRREFYNDSVNLNNVRIEQFPDVLIARFFNFGPFRLLEFSEPEKQDVDLVSLFR from the coding sequence ATGAACCCGTTCAGCCTCGTTCTACCCATCGCCTTGGTGCTGCTGATCCTGTACGGCATCGTCATCTACAACCGCCTGGTCAACCTCAAACATAACGTCGGTATGTCCTGGTCCAACATCGACGTGCTGCTCAAACAGCGTCACGACGAACTACCCAAGTTGGTCGAAACCTGCAAGCAGTACATGCGCTACGAGCAGGACACTCTGGAAGCGGTGATGCGTGCTCGCAGGGGAGTGGCCGAGGCCCAGCAGCGCGGCGACCTGCCGGCGCTGGGAGCGGCCGAAAGCCAGTTACGGCTTGGCCTGGGTCAGTTGTTCGCGGTGGCCGAGGCCTATCCCGAACTGCGCGCCAACGACAACTTCCGCCATCTGGAAAGCCGCATCACCGGCCTGGAAAACGCCATCGCCGACCGTCGGGAGTTCTACAACGACAGCGTCAACCTGAACAACGTCCGCATCGAACAGTTCCCGGACGTGCTGATCGCCCGTTTCTTCAACTTCGGACCATTCCGGCTGTTGGAATTCTCCGAACCGGAAAAACAGGATGTCGATCTCGTCAGTCTGTTCCGCTGA
- a CDS encoding hemerythrin family protein, with protein MSTTQEYITWSQELSVGIQELDEQHKILVALINQLYNKAILNKPDRLIIGSILNELAQYTIIHFAVEESLFRIFDYPDTAAHQQHHEQLKEELIKIQNKFNEGTPIDLDLMSFLRQWLKQHIMKDDKQYKAFFLEKGFIANWSKQRSWVGKIWDSIHLK; from the coding sequence ATGTCCACTACACAAGAATATATAACCTGGTCACAAGAACTCAGCGTAGGCATTCAGGAACTCGATGAGCAACACAAGATCCTTGTCGCATTAATTAATCAATTATATAACAAAGCGATCTTAAACAAACCTGATCGTTTAATCATTGGTAGCATCTTAAACGAACTGGCACAATACACGATTATCCATTTTGCAGTCGAGGAAAGCCTGTTTCGCATATTTGATTATCCCGATACCGCCGCCCACCAGCAACACCACGAACAGCTCAAGGAAGAACTCATTAAGATTCAAAATAAATTCAATGAAGGAACACCCATTGACCTTGATCTCATGAGTTTTCTAAGACAGTGGTTAAAACAGCATATCATGAAAGATGATAAACAATATAAAGCTTTCTTTTTAGAAAAAGGCTTTATTGCCAACTGGTCCAAACAGCGGTCATGGGTTGGGAAAATCTGGGATTCGATTCATCTTAAGTAA
- the prlC gene encoding oligopeptidase A, which yields MTNPLLTAADLPCYAAIQPEHIEPAIDRVLADNRVVLERLLAAHNTYTWDNLIQPLEELEDCLSKAWSPVNHLHSVRDSEALRAAYNACLPKLSAYYTELGQHEGLYRAYRQIADGSEYARLDPAQRKVIDNALRDFRLSGITLPMESRDRYGAIMQELAQLSAKFSENVLDATQGWTQHLSDEAQLAGLPESAKALARQAARRRGLDGWLLTLELPSYLPVLNYADDRELRRTLYDAYCTRASDQGPNAGQWDNGAVMERILALRHEVAQLLGFHDYSDYSLATKMADSPDQVLAFLGDLARRAQPQGQRELDELWRFAHDHFGMDDLQAWDIGYYSEKLRQHRHRLSQEELRPYFPITRVLPGLFAVAERLFGIVIHPLDSIEVWHPEVRAYEIVDGAGTQRGQFYLDLYARPHKRGGAWMDGCLPRRVLSGVTRLPVAYLVCNFAPPVDDEPALLTHNEVQTLFHEFGHGLHHLLTMIDYLPVTGIHGVEWDAVELPSQFLENWCWSREALNLLAGHYQTGAPLPEDLYQRMLAAKHFQAGILMARQLEFALFDFRLHRDYDPARGGRVREVLDAVRQQVAVILPPAYNRFANAFTHIFAGGYAAGYYSYKWAEVLSADAFSAFEENGIFDAATGARFRENILEVGGSRPALASFVAFRGREPRIEPLLRLSGIAA from the coding sequence ATGACTAATCCATTGCTGACCGCCGCCGACCTGCCCTGCTACGCCGCCATCCAGCCCGAGCATATCGAACCCGCCATTGATCGCGTACTGGCCGACAATCGTGTCGTGCTCGAACGATTGCTGGCCGCCCACAATACCTACACTTGGGACAATCTGATCCAGCCGCTGGAAGAGCTGGAAGACTGCTTGAGCAAAGCATGGTCACCGGTCAACCACCTGCACTCAGTCCGCGATTCCGAGGCGTTACGCGCCGCCTACAACGCCTGCCTGCCCAAGCTCAGCGCGTACTACACCGAACTGGGCCAACACGAAGGGCTGTATCGTGCCTACCGGCAAATCGCCGACGGATCGGAATACGCCCGGCTCGATCCGGCGCAGCGCAAGGTCATCGACAACGCCCTGCGCGACTTCCGACTGTCCGGCATCACCCTGCCGATGGAATCGCGCGATCGCTATGGAGCGATCATGCAGGAACTGGCGCAACTGAGCGCCAAGTTCTCGGAAAACGTGCTGGACGCCACCCAGGGCTGGACCCAACACCTCAGCGACGAGGCGCAACTGGCCGGGCTACCGGAATCGGCCAAGGCCCTGGCCCGGCAAGCCGCCCGGCGGCGCGGTCTCGACGGCTGGCTGCTGACGCTGGAATTACCGTCCTATCTACCGGTACTGAATTACGCCGACGATCGGGAGCTGCGGCGGACCCTGTACGACGCCTACTGCACCCGCGCCTCCGACCAGGGACCGAACGCCGGCCAATGGGACAACGGCGCGGTCATGGAGCGCATTCTGGCGCTGCGTCACGAAGTAGCCCAACTGCTGGGTTTCCATGACTACAGTGACTATTCGCTGGCCACCAAGATGGCCGACTCGCCGGACCAAGTGCTGGCCTTTCTCGGCGACCTGGCCCGCCGCGCCCAACCGCAAGGGCAACGGGAATTGGACGAGTTGTGGCGTTTCGCCCACGACCATTTCGGCATGGACGACCTCCAAGCCTGGGATATCGGCTATTACTCGGAAAAACTGCGCCAGCACCGTCATCGCTTATCGCAGGAAGAATTGCGCCCCTACTTCCCCATCACCCGAGTGCTGCCGGGGCTGTTCGCGGTGGCGGAACGGTTGTTCGGCATCGTCATTCACCCGCTGGACTCTATCGAAGTCTGGCATCCCGAGGTTCGCGCCTACGAAATCGTCGATGGCGCCGGCACCCAACGCGGCCAGTTCTACCTGGACCTGTACGCTCGTCCGCACAAGCGCGGCGGCGCGTGGATGGACGGCTGCCTGCCGCGACGGGTCTTGAGTGGCGTCACGCGACTACCGGTTGCCTATCTGGTCTGCAACTTCGCGCCGCCGGTGGACGACGAACCGGCGCTGCTGACTCATAACGAAGTGCAGACCCTGTTCCACGAGTTCGGGCACGGGCTGCACCACCTGCTGACCATGATCGATTACCTGCCGGTGACCGGCATCCACGGCGTGGAATGGGACGCGGTGGAACTACCGAGCCAGTTTTTGGAAAACTGGTGCTGGTCGCGCGAAGCACTGAATCTGCTGGCCGGACATTACCAAACCGGCGCGCCTCTGCCGGAAGATCTGTACCAACGGATGCTGGCGGCCAAGCATTTCCAGGCGGGAATCCTCATGGCGCGGCAACTGGAATTCGCGCTGTTCGACTTCCGGCTGCACCGCGACTACGACCCGGCGCGGGGCGGACGAGTGCGGGAAGTGCTCGACGCGGTACGTCAGCAAGTGGCGGTCATCCTGCCGCCGGCTTACAACCGTTTCGCCAACGCCTTCACCCACATTTTCGCCGGGGGCTACGCGGCGGGTTATTACAGCTACAAATGGGCCGAGGTGCTGTCGGCCGACGCCTTCAGCGCCTTCGAGGAGAACGGAATCTTCGATGCCGCGACCGGCGCACGGTTTCGGGAAAACATTCTGGAGGTGGGCGGTTCGCGGCCGGCGCTAGCCAGCTTCGTCGCGTTTCGCGGCCGGGAACCACGTATTGAACCGCTGCTGCGATTGAGCGGGATCGCGGCGTGA
- a CDS encoding HAD-IA family hydrolase: MAVMDSSSILEVPVWVRGLIFDCDGTLADTLPAHYAAWEETFAALGLACPLEFLIRHNGKPTALIVALYNVEFGRHIDVERFTADKEQRTLARLRQARPMEPVVALARRYHGQMPMAVVSGSNRANVEQTLRVIGVRELFLAVLTADDGLPPKPEPDLFLEAARRIGAEPCYCQVFEDADAGLEAARRAGMLATDVRPVVGGC; encoded by the coding sequence GTGGCGGTGATGGATTCCTCGTCCATTCTCGAGGTGCCGGTTTGGGTCCGGGGGCTTATTTTCGACTGCGACGGTACGCTGGCCGATACCTTGCCCGCCCATTACGCGGCTTGGGAAGAAACCTTCGCCGCGTTGGGCTTGGCGTGTCCGCTGGAATTCCTGATCCGGCACAACGGCAAGCCCACCGCGCTGATCGTTGCGTTGTACAACGTGGAGTTTGGCCGGCATATCGATGTGGAACGGTTTACCGCCGACAAGGAGCAGCGAACCCTGGCGCGGTTACGGCAGGCGCGACCCATGGAACCGGTGGTAGCGCTGGCGCGGCGTTACCATGGCCAGATGCCGATGGCGGTGGTGTCTGGCAGTAACCGCGCCAATGTGGAGCAGACGCTACGGGTGATCGGTGTGCGAGAGTTATTTCTGGCGGTGCTGACCGCTGATGACGGGTTGCCGCCGAAACCCGAGCCCGATTTGTTCCTGGAAGCGGCGCGCCGGATCGGCGCCGAACCGTGCTATTGCCAGGTGTTTGAAGACGCCGACGCTGGTTTGGAGGCCGCCCGCCGCGCCGGTATGCTGGCCACCGATGTCCGGCCGGTCGTGGGCGGTTGTTGA
- a CDS encoding PilT/PilU family type 4a pilus ATPase — protein MDLKEYLLVLARRDGSDIYLSVGAPPCAKFQGVLRALDKEPLPHGRVKEIAYSILHPEQIKEFEKTLELNLAISEPGVGRFRVNIFKQRGEVSMVIRNIKTDLPNVKELGLPPVLSEVIMSKRGLILFVGGTGSGKSTSLAALIDHRNTHNGGHIITIEDPIEFIHRHKRSIVNQREVGVDTLSYADALKNTLRQAPDVILIGEIRDRETMEHALAFAETGHLAISTLHANSANQALDRIINFFPEERRPQLLTDLSANLRAFVSQRLIPTVDGKRVAAIEILLHSPMVETLIKRGEVAGLKEIMEKATGMGMQTFDQALFELHKAGKISFEEAIKNADSANNLRLRINLSGEAPGAEKPGGVGLSLEALAEPEEEEKPVPGVASPRTSPRPGIG, from the coding sequence ATGGATCTAAAGGAATATTTGTTGGTTCTGGCCCGTCGAGACGGTTCCGATATTTACCTGAGCGTGGGTGCGCCGCCTTGCGCCAAGTTTCAAGGGGTGTTGCGCGCGCTGGACAAGGAGCCATTGCCTCATGGTCGAGTCAAGGAAATCGCCTATTCGATTCTGCATCCAGAGCAGATCAAGGAGTTCGAGAAAACACTGGAGCTGAATTTGGCGATCAGCGAGCCTGGGGTGGGGCGGTTTCGAGTCAACATCTTCAAGCAGCGCGGTGAAGTGTCGATGGTGATTCGCAACATCAAGACTGACTTGCCCAACGTCAAGGAATTGGGGTTGCCGCCGGTTTTGAGCGAGGTGATCATGTCCAAGCGCGGACTGATCCTGTTTGTCGGCGGCACCGGTTCGGGTAAGTCCACCTCGTTGGCGGCGCTGATCGATCATCGCAACACCCATAACGGCGGGCATATCATCACCATCGAGGACCCCATCGAATTCATCCACCGTCACAAGCGTTCCATCGTCAACCAGCGCGAGGTTGGCGTGGATACGCTCAGTTATGCCGACGCCCTGAAGAATACCTTGCGACAAGCCCCGGACGTCATTCTGATCGGCGAAATCCGCGACCGCGAGACCATGGAGCATGCGTTGGCGTTCGCGGAAACCGGCCACCTCGCGATTTCCACCCTGCACGCCAACAGCGCCAATCAGGCGCTGGATCGGATCATCAACTTCTTCCCCGAGGAACGGCGTCCGCAATTGCTCACCGATCTGTCGGCCAATCTACGGGCTTTCGTCTCGCAGCGCTTGATTCCAACGGTGGATGGCAAGCGAGTGGCGGCGATCGAGATTTTGCTGCATTCGCCGATGGTGGAGACACTGATCAAGCGCGGCGAGGTGGCCGGGCTCAAGGAAATCATGGAGAAGGCGACCGGGATGGGGATGCAGACTTTCGATCAGGCGTTGTTCGAGTTGCATAAGGCCGGCAAGATCAGTTTCGAGGAGGCGATCAAGAACGCCGATTCCGCCAACAACCTGCGGTTGCGGATCAACCTCTCTGGTGAGGCGCCGGGCGCCGAGAAGCCAGGCGGCGTGGGGTTGTCGCTGGAAGCCCTGGCGGAACCCGAGGAAGAAGAAAAGCCTGTGCCAGGGGTGGCGAGTCCACGCACTTCGCCGCGTCCGGGGATCGGCTAG
- a CDS encoding gamma-glutamyltransferase, whose product MESQAFRGGVASGHPRVTAAACEVLRAGGNAFDAAVAAGFAAAVAEPALTSLGGGGFLLARTAQGRAMVFDFFVDTPGRGLQPSQLEPHFLPVTVRFPGSEQIFNVGMGSAAVPGVLRGYLHVHRRLGRLPLREVLAPAIELARDGVSINAKQAYFLDLLTPIMTLTAAGRALFQPDGRYLGEGNVYRNPELAAFLETLPREGEREFYEGELARRLILDMSEGGGLLTAADLAAYRVIEREPLPVDYRGCRLLSNPPPSFGGSLIALSLRLLEARDVTGLGFGSPTHLALLVAVMEEVDRRRAEGYLSPADLGGPGLNESTERVRTASGGTTHVSVCDAEGNAASMTTSNGEGSGYCVPDTGIMLNNMMGEDDLHPEGFHVSPPGMRVASMMAPSLLLVDDRVRLVLGSGGSKRIRTAMLQVISNVVDFAMSPRAAVEAPRLHWDGQCAQVEPGFAEADLVNFAARWPLNRWPVQDVYFGGVNAMAPDGQGAGDPRRGGHAAAMDRT is encoded by the coding sequence ATGGAAAGCCAAGCTTTCAGGGGTGGCGTGGCAAGCGGCCATCCGCGCGTGACCGCGGCAGCCTGTGAGGTTCTGCGTGCCGGCGGCAACGCCTTCGACGCGGCGGTGGCGGCCGGTTTCGCCGCCGCCGTGGCCGAGCCGGCACTAACCAGCCTCGGTGGCGGTGGTTTTCTGCTGGCCCGTACCGCACAGGGGCGGGCGATGGTGTTCGATTTTTTTGTGGATACGCCGGGGCGGGGTTTGCAGCCCAGCCAGTTGGAGCCGCACTTTCTGCCGGTCACGGTGCGCTTTCCCGGCAGCGAGCAGATCTTTAACGTCGGCATGGGCTCGGCGGCGGTGCCCGGCGTGCTGCGGGGTTACCTGCATGTCCACCGGCGCTTGGGTCGCCTGCCGCTGCGTGAGGTGCTGGCGCCGGCCATCGAACTGGCACGCGATGGAGTCTCGATCAACGCCAAGCAGGCTTATTTCCTGGATCTGCTGACGCCGATCATGACCCTGACCGCCGCCGGGCGGGCGCTGTTCCAGCCGGACGGACGCTATCTGGGCGAGGGCAATGTGTATCGCAACCCGGAGCTGGCGGCGTTTCTGGAAACCCTGCCGCGCGAGGGCGAGCGGGAGTTCTACGAGGGCGAGCTGGCCCGCCGCCTCATCCTCGACATGAGCGAAGGCGGCGGCTTGCTGACCGCGGCCGATCTGGCCGCCTACCGGGTGATCGAGCGAGAGCCGCTGCCGGTGGACTATCGCGGTTGCCGGTTGTTGAGCAACCCGCCGCCTTCCTTCGGGGGTTCGCTGATCGCGCTGTCGCTGCGCCTGTTGGAAGCGCGCGACGTGACCGGACTCGGTTTCGGATCTCCGACGCATCTGGCGTTGCTGGTGGCGGTGATGGAGGAAGTGGATCGCCGCCGCGCCGAAGGCTATCTCAGCCCGGCCGATCTGGGCGGGCCGGGCTTGAACGAAAGCACGGAGCGGGTGCGTACCGCGTCCGGCGGCACGACCCACGTCAGCGTCTGCGATGCCGAAGGCAACGCCGCCAGCATGACCACCTCCAACGGCGAGGGTTCCGGTTACTGCGTGCCCGATACTGGGATCATGCTCAACAATATGATGGGCGAGGACGACCTGCATCCGGAGGGCTTTCACGTCAGCCCGCCGGGCATGCGGGTGGCCTCGATGATGGCGCCGTCGCTGCTGTTGGTCGACGATCGGGTCCGGTTGGTTTTGGGCAGCGGCGGCAGCAAGCGCATCCGCACCGCCATGTTGCAGGTGATCAGCAACGTGGTGGATTTCGCCATGAGCCCGCGCGCCGCGGTCGAGGCGCCGCGCCTACACTGGGATGGTCAGTGTGCGCAGGTGGAACCGGGTTTCGCCGAGGCGGATCTGGTGAATTTTGCGGCGCGCTGGCCGCTCAACCGCTGGCCGGTGCAAGACGTGTACTTCGGTGGGGTCAACGCGATGGCTCCCGATGGCCAGGGAGCGGGCGACCCGCGACGCGGCGGTCATGCGGCCGCGATGGATCGAACTTAG